One Paracoccus jeotgali DNA window includes the following coding sequences:
- a CDS encoding branched-chain amino acid ABC transporter permease produces MTEIAGIPLQVLYGQLLLGLINGSFYAILSLGLAIIFGLLNIINFAHGALYMIGAFLTWMGMYYLNINYFAMLVLAPVLVGLFGCVIERLLLRRLYNLDHLYGLLLTFGVTLILEGVFRSVYGSSGQAYRVPAALSGAVDIGFMILPIYRAWVVVASLAVCLATWIIIERTRLGSILRAGTENSKLVEAFGVNVPLVITATFGFGAGLAAFAGVLAAPIIQISPLMGSNLIITVFAVVVIGGMGSLFGAVLSGLMLGLIEGLARTFYPETSAIAVFIIMAIVLMVKPAGLFGKEK; encoded by the coding sequence ATGACAGAGATTGCAGGTATTCCGCTACAGGTTCTCTATGGCCAGCTGCTGCTTGGTTTGATCAACGGATCGTTCTACGCCATCCTGTCGCTGGGATTGGCCATCATATTTGGCCTTTTGAACATCATCAACTTTGCACATGGTGCATTGTACATGATCGGTGCGTTCCTGACCTGGATGGGGATGTACTATCTAAACATCAACTATTTCGCCATGCTGGTCCTGGCGCCAGTGCTCGTGGGGCTGTTCGGCTGCGTGATCGAGCGATTGCTGTTGCGCCGGCTCTACAATCTGGACCATCTCTATGGCCTGCTGCTGACGTTCGGGGTCACCCTCATCCTCGAGGGCGTGTTTCGTTCGGTGTACGGATCATCGGGACAGGCCTACAGGGTGCCTGCGGCTCTCTCCGGCGCGGTCGATATCGGCTTTATGATCCTGCCGATCTATCGGGCATGGGTCGTGGTCGCGTCCTTAGCCGTCTGCCTTGCAACTTGGATTATCATCGAACGGACGCGGCTGGGTTCCATTCTGCGCGCGGGAACCGAGAACTCCAAGCTGGTCGAGGCTTTCGGTGTGAATGTGCCACTGGTGATCACGGCAACCTTCGGCTTCGGTGCGGGGCTGGCGGCGTTCGCCGGTGTGCTTGCGGCACCGATCATCCAGATATCGCCCCTGATGGGGTCGAACCTCATCATCACGGTTTTCGCGGTGGTCGTCATCGGTGGAATGGGCTCGCTCTTCGGTGCCGTTCTGTCGGGCCTGATGCTCGGACTAATCGAGGGGCTGGCCCGGACATTCTATCCCGAAACCTCGGCCATCGCCGTCTTCATCATCATGGCGATCGTGCTGATGGTTAAGCCTGCTGGTCTATTTGGAAAGGAAAAATAA
- a CDS encoding branched-chain amino acid ABC transporter permease, producing the protein MGKRLAYGLSFGAMLFAPMAVYPIFLMNVLVFALFACAFNLLLGFAGLLSFGHAAFFGWSAYITGHMLMEMNWPPLAGILAGTVAGGSIGLIVGALSIRRQGIYFTMVTLALAQMMYFLALQMDFTRGEDGLQGVPRGSLFGLIDLGNDLNMYYFVLAVFVGGYALIVRTVHSPFGQVLKAIKENEPRAISLGYKVERYKLLAFVLSAALAALAGATKTVVLGFATLTDVHWMMSGTVVLMTLVGGMGTLIGPVIGAAAIIFLEYRLDWLGKMLAASTNINWFARLGDSATVVIGCVFVVCVLAFRRGVAGEAKAYWARRTVTEQLL; encoded by the coding sequence ATGGGCAAGCGCCTCGCATATGGTCTGTCGTTCGGGGCGATGCTCTTCGCGCCGATGGCCGTCTATCCGATCTTCCTGATGAATGTGCTGGTTTTCGCGCTGTTTGCATGCGCCTTCAATCTGCTTCTCGGGTTCGCCGGGCTCCTGTCTTTCGGCCACGCGGCGTTTTTCGGGTGGTCGGCCTATATCACAGGCCACATGCTGATGGAGATGAACTGGCCGCCACTCGCGGGTATTCTGGCGGGCACGGTGGCGGGTGGCTCGATCGGCCTGATCGTCGGGGCGCTGTCCATCCGCCGCCAGGGCATCTATTTCACCATGGTGACCTTGGCGCTGGCGCAGATGATGTACTTCCTTGCGCTCCAGATGGACTTCACCCGGGGCGAGGACGGCTTGCAGGGGGTTCCGAGAGGGTCCCTGTTCGGGCTCATCGACCTCGGCAACGATCTGAACATGTATTACTTCGTCCTGGCCGTTTTCGTTGGCGGTTATGCACTGATCGTCCGGACGGTGCATTCGCCCTTCGGGCAGGTTCTCAAGGCGATCAAGGAAAACGAGCCGCGGGCGATCTCGCTGGGCTACAAGGTGGAGCGCTACAAGCTCCTGGCCTTCGTATTGTCGGCGGCACTGGCGGCGCTGGCAGGGGCAACCAAGACGGTCGTGCTCGGTTTCGCCACACTGACGGACGTTCACTGGATGATGTCCGGGACCGTAGTTTTGATGACGCTCGTCGGCGGCATGGGCACCTTGATCGGACCCGTCATCGGTGCGGCGGCGATCATCTTCCTCGAATATCGGCTCGACTGGCTGGGAAAAATGCTCGCCGCATCGACGAACATCAACTGGTTCGCCCGGCTCGGGGACTCCGCAACGGTCGTTATCGGCTGCGTCTTCGTCGTTTGCGTACTGGCCTTCCGGCGAGGGGTGGCCGGCGAGGCCAAGGCCTACTGGGCCCGGAGGACAGTGACAGAACAGTTACTCTAA
- a CDS encoding AMP-binding protein, whose amino-acid sequence MTENAITMTQRQLQAEMDREGDCIVVELDRWVERLGDKPCLYYGDDDTTLTYTEFGRITDRIAGNLASRGVKKGDFVSVFMGNAKTTILSMFGIWKAGAVYCPINFGFSGDILAYQINDTRPKLLITERAMVPRLNHIASRLSSVEGIVVYDPPEGSHDVPRDPVDLENALKGIAWQDLLVSAPRPDIAIRFDDVANVLYTSGTTGPSKGVIQTHRWMNQYTFVCRRMLSQDDILYNDLPLYHVGGAIFNVVRAIWMGCTVVAWDRFSTTEFWSRIRKTEASAASLIDTMIPWLLKAPPTPEDRNTPLNKVHMQPLPDSHVEMAQRFGLDYISVGFGQTESGMSFFSIVDEGNGDLTPPKLRRGLSWTEMRDMAARFNVPFVKAHDVSMKGYMGTPSLFVEAAAFDDEGMMCPSGEIGELALRPKLPMMFFREYLGKPDVTVKAFRNLWFHTGDTVRVGDDGRFTFMDRKGDRIRVRGENVSSFDVEEFANRFPDVIASAAFAVPADVGEEDDIALCVEIRPGAAVSEEQLHEWLAQKMPKFMCPRYIRIVEAIPRTPTSKIEKYKLKRALLSELGKQ is encoded by the coding sequence ATGACTGAGAACGCGATCACAATGACCCAGCGGCAATTGCAGGCTGAAATGGACCGGGAGGGCGATTGCATCGTGGTCGAACTCGATAGGTGGGTGGAAAGGCTGGGAGACAAGCCGTGCCTCTATTACGGGGATGACGATACCACGCTGACCTATACCGAATTCGGCCGGATCACAGACCGAATTGCCGGAAATCTGGCGTCGCGAGGCGTGAAGAAAGGTGATTTCGTATCTGTCTTCATGGGGAACGCCAAGACCACGATTCTGAGCATGTTCGGCATCTGGAAGGCGGGCGCCGTGTATTGCCCGATCAACTTCGGTTTCAGCGGCGATATTTTGGCCTATCAGATCAACGACACGCGGCCAAAGCTGCTGATCACCGAACGCGCGATGGTGCCCCGCCTGAACCACATCGCGTCCCGGCTATCATCGGTCGAGGGCATCGTCGTTTACGACCCCCCCGAGGGCTCGCACGATGTTCCCCGCGATCCGGTCGATCTGGAAAATGCCCTGAAGGGGATTGCCTGGCAGGATCTTCTCGTTTCCGCGCCGAGGCCCGACATCGCCATCCGTTTCGACGACGTCGCCAACGTGCTTTACACATCCGGCACCACCGGCCCTTCGAAGGGTGTGATCCAGACCCACAGATGGATGAACCAGTACACATTCGTCTGCCGCAGGATGCTGTCGCAGGACGACATCCTCTATAACGATCTGCCCCTCTATCATGTCGGCGGCGCGATTTTCAATGTCGTCCGGGCAATCTGGATGGGGTGCACCGTCGTCGCCTGGGATCGTTTCAGCACCACGGAATTCTGGTCGAGAATTCGAAAGACGGAGGCCAGCGCGGCCTCCCTGATCGACACGATGATCCCCTGGCTCCTCAAGGCCCCTCCGACGCCCGAGGACCGGAACACCCCGCTGAACAAGGTCCATATGCAGCCCCTGCCGGACTCGCATGTCGAGATGGCGCAACGGTTCGGCCTAGATTACATCAGCGTGGGCTTTGGCCAGACCGAATCCGGCATGTCCTTCTTCTCGATCGTGGATGAGGGAAACGGCGATCTGACCCCGCCCAAACTGCGCCGAGGCCTGAGCTGGACGGAGATGCGCGACATGGCGGCGCGGTTCAACGTTCCCTTCGTGAAGGCACACGACGTTTCCATGAAAGGATACATGGGGACTCCGTCCCTCTTCGTTGAGGCCGCGGCCTTCGACGATGAGGGCATGATGTGCCCCAGTGGCGAAATCGGCGAGTTGGCCCTGCGCCCGAAGCTGCCGATGATGTTCTTTCGCGAATATCTGGGAAAACCCGACGTCACCGTGAAGGCGTTCAGGAACTTGTGGTTTCATACCGGCGATACCGTACGGGTCGGAGACGACGGACGGTTCACCTTCATGGACCGGAAAGGCGACCGCATCCGCGTGCGCGGGGAAAACGTGTCGTCATTCGATGTCGAGGAATTCGCAAACCGCTTTCCCGATGTAATCGCAAGCGCGGCCTTCGCCGTTCCGGCAGATGTCGGAGAAGAGGACGATATCGCCCTGTGCGTCGAGATCAGGCCCGGAGCAGCGGTGTCGGAAGAACAGCTGCATGAGTGGCTAGCCCAGAAGATGCCGAAGTTCATGTGCCCGCGTTATATTCGCATCGTGGAAGCCATCCCGCGAACCCCGACATCGAAAATCGAGAAATACAAGCTCAAGCGGGCGCTTCTTTCGGAATTGGGCAAGCAATAG
- a CDS encoding ABC transporter ATP-binding protein encodes MSEYILEARNLTKCFKGFTAVDDLSLEVEKGTIHALIGPNGAGKTTCFNLLTKFLSPTSGEIYFRGKDITRATAAQIANMGIVRSFQISAIFPHMTVLENVRVGLQKSVGSTFHFWKSEASLHHLNDRAMEILSEVGLDVFSETLAVHLPYGRKRALEFAATLAMDPVLMLLDEPTQGMGHEDVDRVTALIRKVASGRTVLMVEHNMSVVEGLCDRITVLQRGAVLAEGTYAEVSTNQQVMQAYMGVETALDA; translated from the coding sequence ATGAGCGAGTATATTCTGGAAGCGCGGAATCTGACCAAATGCTTCAAGGGATTCACGGCGGTCGATGATCTTAGTCTCGAGGTCGAAAAGGGCACCATTCACGCCCTGATCGGCCCCAATGGCGCGGGAAAGACGACCTGCTTCAACCTCCTGACGAAGTTCCTTTCTCCGACATCCGGCGAAATCTACTTTCGCGGCAAGGACATAACGCGCGCGACAGCGGCCCAGATCGCAAATATGGGAATTGTCCGGTCGTTCCAGATTTCCGCGATCTTTCCCCATATGACCGTGCTCGAGAACGTTCGCGTCGGGTTGCAGAAGAGCGTCGGCTCGACGTTCCATTTCTGGAAGTCCGAGGCCAGCCTGCATCACCTCAATGATCGGGCGATGGAGATTCTGAGCGAGGTCGGGCTTGACGTATTTTCCGAAACGCTCGCCGTGCACCTGCCCTACGGCCGAAAGCGGGCGCTGGAGTTCGCCGCCACGCTGGCGATGGACCCGGTGCTGATGCTGCTGGACGAACCGACGCAGGGCATGGGGCACGAGGATGTGGACCGGGTCACGGCCCTCATCAGGAAGGTCGCAAGCGGCAGAACCGTGTTGATGGTCGAACACAACATGAGCGTCGTCGAGGGGCTCTGCGACCGGATCACGGTCCTGCAAAGGGGCGCCGTGCTCGCGGAGGGAACGTATGCCGAAGTGTCCACCAACCAGCAGGTGATGCAGGCCTACATGGGTGTGGAGACCGCTCTGGATGCATAA
- a CDS encoding ABC transporter substrate-binding protein, whose protein sequence is MSVNSTKKVRTALLLSFLVGALPAPGSAEGLSDNVVKIAVLNDMTGVYSDSNGESALLAARMAIKDFGGTVLGKKIELVNADHHNKPDLAATTARRWFDQEQVDAVFGLGNTAVHYAVANVAEEKHKVIFNTQAASSSITGENCSPLVVHYTYDTYALAKGTVTSILESGGKSWYVIAADYTFGETLKNDVTEFVEQGGGKVIGSTKHPLNASDFSSYVLTAQASGADVVAFANAGADTVNLMRTAQEFGVTQTQTVAAMLLTINDIHAMGLETAQGLNATTGFYWDRTDETRAWSEKFYDQLQQMPNMLDAGTYSAIGTYLKAVERAGSDDPDAVMTALRAEPINDIFATNGIIRKDGRMVHDMYQFEVKSPAESKSSWDYYKIVSTVPGDVAFRDMASGGCPLVK, encoded by the coding sequence ATGAGTGTAAATTCAACGAAGAAAGTCAGAACGGCTCTCCTGTTATCGTTCCTGGTCGGCGCGTTGCCAGCGCCGGGTTCCGCCGAAGGACTGTCCGATAATGTCGTGAAGATTGCGGTCCTGAACGACATGACCGGAGTCTATTCCGATTCCAACGGCGAAAGCGCGCTGCTCGCCGCGCGGATGGCGATCAAGGATTTCGGCGGCACCGTGCTGGGCAAGAAGATCGAGCTCGTAAACGCCGATCACCACAACAAGCCCGACCTGGCCGCCACCACCGCCCGGCGCTGGTTCGACCAGGAGCAGGTCGACGCGGTCTTCGGCCTTGGCAATACCGCGGTCCACTACGCGGTCGCGAATGTCGCCGAAGAAAAGCACAAGGTGATCTTCAATACCCAAGCCGCGTCCAGCTCGATCACCGGCGAGAATTGCAGCCCGCTGGTCGTGCACTACACCTACGACACCTATGCGCTTGCCAAGGGGACCGTAACCTCGATCCTGGAGAGCGGCGGCAAGAGTTGGTATGTAATCGCGGCGGACTACACGTTCGGTGAAACGCTCAAGAACGATGTGACCGAATTCGTTGAGCAGGGGGGCGGCAAAGTTATCGGCTCCACCAAGCATCCGCTGAATGCCTCGGACTTTTCGTCCTATGTGCTAACGGCGCAAGCCTCCGGCGCCGATGTGGTCGCTTTTGCCAATGCCGGCGCCGATACCGTCAACCTGATGAGAACGGCACAGGAGTTCGGCGTGACCCAGACCCAGACCGTCGCGGCGATGCTTCTGACCATCAACGACATCCACGCCATGGGTCTTGAAACCGCTCAGGGCCTGAACGCGACCACCGGCTTCTATTGGGATCGCACCGACGAGACGCGGGCATGGTCGGAGAAGTTCTACGACCAGTTGCAGCAGATGCCCAACATGCTCGACGCCGGCACCTATTCGGCCATCGGCACTTATCTCAAGGCGGTCGAAAGGGCCGGGTCCGATGATCCGGACGCGGTCATGACGGCGTTGAGGGCGGAGCCGATCAATGACATCTTCGCGACCAACGGCATCATCCGCAAGGATGGGCGCATGGTTCACGACATGTACCAGTTCGAGGTCAAATCCCCCGCGGAATCGAAATCCTCGTGGGACTACTACAAGATCGTCTCGACGGTTCCCGGCGATGTCGCCTTCCGTGACATGGCGTCGGGTGGCTGCCCGCTCGTAAAGTAG
- a CDS encoding ABC transporter ATP-binding protein, with the protein MTTPALEIENLNVWYGESHVIHDLSLKVGKGEVVTLLGRNGAGRSTILRAVMGLTGRREGAIRINGMDALHRPIHMIARCGVGYCPEERGIFASLSVEENLLLPPKIADNKNAMSVEALYEMFPNLAERRHSQGTRLSGGEQQMLAVARILRTGAELLLLDEISEGLAPVVVQALAEVIRTLKSHGYTVVLVEQNFRFAAPLADHFYVIEHGQVVESIPSADLQGKMTLLNKLLGV; encoded by the coding sequence ATGACAACACCCGCTCTCGAAATCGAGAACCTGAATGTCTGGTACGGCGAGTCACATGTCATTCATGATCTTTCCCTGAAGGTGGGCAAGGGCGAAGTGGTGACCCTGCTGGGTCGCAACGGCGCGGGGCGCTCGACCATCCTTCGGGCGGTGATGGGGCTGACCGGACGGCGCGAGGGAGCGATCCGGATCAACGGAATGGACGCGCTGCACCGGCCAATTCACATGATCGCCCGCTGTGGCGTCGGCTACTGCCCGGAGGAGCGGGGCATCTTTGCATCCCTCTCGGTCGAGGAGAACCTGCTGCTGCCGCCGAAGATCGCCGATAACAAGAACGCCATGTCGGTTGAGGCACTCTATGAGATGTTTCCCAACCTGGCGGAGCGCAGACACAGCCAGGGAACCCGCCTGTCGGGCGGCGAGCAGCAAATGCTCGCCGTCGCCCGGATTCTTCGTACGGGCGCCGAGCTGCTGCTGCTCGACGAGATATCCGAAGGCCTGGCCCCGGTCGTCGTTCAGGCACTGGCCGAGGTGATCCGCACCCTGAAATCGCATGGATACACGGTGGTTCTGGTCGAGCAGAACTTCCGGTTTGCGGCGCCGTTGGCGGATCATTTCTACGTTATCGAGCACGGGCAGGTCGTCGAGAGCATTCCCTCGGCCGACCTGCAAGGCAAGATGACGCTCCTGAACAAATTGCTGGGCGTATAG
- a CDS encoding AMP-binding protein codes for MTSTIVYRQGEKPLHEYLRQHAVERPQKPAINWYGAEISFSELDRLSDAFAARLHERGIQKGDRVALFLQNSPQYVIAYLGSQKLGAIVCACSPLFKQFELETQLSDMGARALVAADVLYPVVEQVLPTVEIEHLFLTSYSELLPDHPTVHVPGEVSEAKRPPVDGATDFMEALRTFEGDVPRPEISMSDTAAMSYTSGSTGRPKGAMLPYSQALFKSSVMAEAYDIQASDIMLAVAPLYHIAGMSAGICIPVYTGATTVLLFRFDPLSVLEAIDRNKVTFWYSVTPMNIAVMEHPEASRYRLDSLRLNIGTSFGIPLTEDRAKKWAAFTGGCLVAEAAYGLTETHTWDTCMPLDDIRWGTHGKLSPGVQCRIVDLDTRAEKARGEQGEIQLKGPGLFHGYWNNREAYEDAFEGKWFCTGDIGVLDEDDYLTLLGRKKEMIKVSGYSVFPEDVETILCKHPDITQAVIVGVPHETKGEVVRAVLVMRKGADASADDIIAWCRGNLSAYKVPQLVSFVDHLPTTPTGKVLRRLVKEL; via the coding sequence ATGACAAGCACGATCGTCTACAGACAAGGTGAAAAACCGTTACACGAGTATCTGCGCCAACATGCCGTGGAGCGGCCTCAAAAACCGGCGATCAACTGGTACGGGGCGGAAATCAGCTTCTCCGAGCTCGACCGCCTGAGCGATGCGTTTGCCGCGCGGCTGCACGAGCGCGGCATCCAAAAGGGCGATCGGGTCGCGCTGTTCCTTCAGAACTCGCCACAATACGTCATCGCGTATCTGGGAAGCCAGAAGCTCGGCGCGATCGTCTGCGCGTGCAGCCCGCTGTTCAAGCAATTCGAGCTCGAAACGCAGCTTTCCGACATGGGTGCGCGGGCCTTGGTCGCGGCCGATGTGCTCTACCCTGTCGTCGAGCAAGTCCTGCCGACAGTCGAAATCGAGCATCTGTTTCTTACCAGCTACAGCGAATTGCTGCCGGATCATCCGACAGTACATGTCCCGGGCGAGGTCTCCGAGGCGAAGCGCCCCCCGGTCGATGGCGCGACGGACTTCATGGAGGCGTTGAGAACCTTCGAAGGCGACGTTCCCCGCCCGGAAATCTCGATGAGCGATACCGCCGCCATGAGCTATACGTCAGGCTCCACCGGCCGGCCGAAGGGCGCGATGCTGCCCTACAGTCAGGCATTGTTCAAGTCGTCGGTCATGGCAGAGGCCTACGATATCCAAGCGTCCGACATAATGCTGGCGGTCGCGCCGCTCTACCACATCGCCGGGATGTCCGCCGGCATCTGCATTCCGGTCTATACCGGCGCGACGACAGTGTTGCTGTTCCGCTTCGATCCACTATCGGTGCTCGAGGCGATCGACCGCAACAAGGTGACCTTCTGGTATAGCGTCACACCGATGAACATCGCCGTCATGGAGCATCCAGAGGCATCCCGCTATCGCCTCGACTCTCTGCGCCTGAACATCGGAACCAGCTTCGGCATTCCGTTGACGGAAGACCGGGCCAAGAAATGGGCGGCGTTCACCGGCGGCTGTCTGGTGGCCGAGGCGGCCTATGGGCTAACCGAGACCCACACATGGGACACCTGCATGCCGCTCGACGATATCCGGTGGGGAACGCATGGAAAACTCAGCCCCGGCGTGCAGTGCCGCATTGTCGACCTTGATACCCGCGCCGAGAAAGCGCGAGGCGAACAGGGCGAGATCCAGTTGAAAGGCCCCGGGCTGTTCCACGGCTATTGGAATAATCGCGAGGCATATGAAGACGCCTTTGAGGGGAAATGGTTCTGCACCGGCGATATCGGCGTGCTGGATGAAGATGATTACCTGACCTTACTCGGCCGGAAAAAGGAAATGATCAAGGTTTCCGGCTACAGCGTCTTTCCGGAGGATGTGGAAACTATTCTGTGCAAGCATCCCGACATCACCCAAGCCGTCATCGTCGGGGTTCCGCATGAGACGAAAGGCGAGGTCGTCAGGGCGGTTCTGGTGATGCGCAAGGGTGCCGACGCCTCGGCCGATGACATCATCGCCTGGTGCAGGGGCAATCTGTCGGCATACAAGGTGCCGCAGCTGGTCAGTTTTGTTGACCATCTGCCCACGACACCGACCGGAAAGGTGCTGAGGCGCCTGGTTAAAGAACTATGA